The following proteins are encoded in a genomic region of Herminiimonas arsenicoxydans:
- the bioA gene encoding Adenosylmethionine-8-amino-7-oxononanoate aminotransferase (7,8-diamino-pelargonic acid aminotransferase) (DAPA aminotransferase) (Evidence 2a : Function of homologous gene experimentally demonstrated in an other organism; PubMedId : 2110099; Product type e : enzyme), which translates to MNHTPGKQDDLVTRSLRSVWHPCTQMQHHETLPLIPVSHGRGAWLYDINGDRYLDAISSWWVNLFGHANPRINSALKLQLDLLEHAMLAGFTHEPVVQLSEQLAARTGHVLGHCFYASDGASAVEIALKMSFHTWRNHGKPAKREFVCLKGSYHGETIGALGVTDVPIFRDAYDSLLQHAHVVASPDARNAEPGESAADVARQAAGELEKLLQERASQIAAIIIEPLVQCASGMAMHDPVYLQEVRLLCDKYQIHMIADEIAVGCGRTGTFFACEQAAIWPDFICLSKGISGGYLPLSLVMTRDEIYQSFYDIDVRRGFLHSHSYTGNPLACRAALATLAIFEEDDVLNANRARAAQLTMALAPLASHEQVANFRHRGMIWAFDAVIDSPQAAATFSQRFFSTALEHELLLRPIGNTVYLMPPYILSDEEIAGLAARVQTVFARVMAA; encoded by the coding sequence ATGAATCACACACCTGGCAAACAAGACGATCTGGTGACACGCAGCCTGCGCAGCGTATGGCATCCGTGCACGCAGATGCAGCATCACGAAACCCTGCCGCTGATTCCCGTCAGCCACGGTCGCGGTGCGTGGCTGTATGACATCAACGGTGATCGCTATCTGGACGCCATCAGTTCGTGGTGGGTCAACCTGTTTGGCCACGCCAATCCGCGTATCAATAGCGCGTTGAAGCTGCAGCTCGATTTGCTGGAGCATGCGATGCTGGCCGGCTTTACGCACGAGCCGGTCGTGCAATTGTCGGAGCAGCTGGCAGCGCGTACCGGCCATGTGCTCGGTCACTGCTTCTACGCATCCGATGGCGCGTCGGCGGTAGAGATTGCCCTGAAGATGAGCTTCCACACGTGGCGCAATCATGGCAAGCCGGCCAAGCGCGAATTCGTTTGCCTGAAGGGCAGCTACCACGGCGAAACCATCGGTGCGCTGGGTGTCACCGATGTGCCGATTTTCCGCGATGCCTACGATTCCCTGCTGCAGCATGCGCATGTGGTGGCAAGCCCGGATGCGCGGAATGCGGAACCGGGTGAGTCCGCCGCCGATGTGGCGCGTCAGGCTGCCGGGGAGCTGGAAAAATTATTGCAGGAGCGCGCATCGCAGATTGCCGCCATCATCATCGAGCCGCTGGTGCAATGTGCGAGCGGGATGGCGATGCACGACCCGGTGTATCTGCAGGAAGTGCGCTTGCTGTGCGACAAATATCAAATCCATATGATTGCGGATGAGATCGCGGTCGGTTGCGGTCGCACCGGCACTTTCTTCGCGTGCGAGCAGGCGGCGATCTGGCCGGATTTTATCTGTTTGTCGAAAGGCATCAGCGGCGGTTATCTGCCCTTGTCGCTGGTGATGACGCGCGATGAAATTTACCAATCCTTCTATGACATTGATGTGAGGCGCGGCTTCCTGCATTCGCATTCCTACACCGGCAATCCGCTCGCGTGCCGTGCGGCGCTGGCGACGCTGGCGATCTTTGAAGAAGACGATGTGCTTAACGCCAATCGTGCGCGTGCCGCGCAATTGACTATGGCGCTGGCGCCATTGGCGAGCCATGAACAGGTTGCAAACTTCCGTCATCGCGGCATGATCTGGGCCTTCGATGCAGTGATCGATAGTCCGCAGGCTGCAGCGACTTTCTCGCAGCGATTTTTTTCCACTGCGCTGGAACACGAATTGTTGCTGCGCCCTATAGGCAACACGGTGTATCTGATGCCGCCTTATATTTTGAGCGACGAAGAGATCGCAGGCCTTGCCGCGCGCGTGCAAACCGTTTTTGCAAGAGTGATGGCCGCATGA
- the bioD gene encoding Dethiobiotin synthetase (Dethiobiotin synthase) (DTB synthetase) (DTBS) (Evidence 2b : Function of strongly homologous gene; Product type pe : putative enzyme) — MYFIKLKRKHDMTASFSCFVTGTDTEIGKTLISTAILHALVQGGVRAAAIKTVAAGATAIQTAGIEVWHNDDADALAQAANVVLPTELATPYLLHAAAAPHVAAKLQNIALEIAHIKRCYAQVAEMADAVVVEGVGGFCVPLSDDADMADCARQLDLPVIMVVGLRLGCLSHALLTAEAIAARGLKLVGWVANTVDAGMPFAEDNVAALTARLPAPLLGCVPRLAAPLPAAAAAYLDFSCLPGWPGTPTV, encoded by the coding sequence ATGTACTTCATCAAATTGAAAAGGAAACATGACATGACGGCATCTTTCAGTTGTTTTGTCACCGGCACCGATACTGAAATCGGCAAGACGCTGATTTCCACCGCCATTCTGCATGCGCTGGTGCAAGGCGGGGTGCGGGCGGCAGCCATCAAAACTGTTGCAGCGGGGGCCACAGCCATACAGACAGCGGGTATCGAGGTCTGGCACAATGACGACGCTGACGCATTGGCGCAGGCTGCCAATGTCGTTTTGCCAACGGAATTGGCAACGCCCTACCTGCTGCATGCAGCCGCCGCACCGCATGTTGCGGCAAAATTGCAGAATATTGCGCTGGAAATCGCGCATATTAAGAGATGTTATGCGCAGGTGGCCGAAATGGCCGATGCGGTGGTGGTGGAAGGCGTGGGCGGTTTTTGCGTACCCCTGTCGGACGATGCGGACATGGCGGATTGTGCACGGCAACTGGATTTGCCCGTCATAATGGTGGTCGGCCTGCGTTTGGGCTGCCTCAGCCATGCCTTGCTGACAGCCGAAGCGATTGCTGCGCGTGGCCTCAAGCTGGTGGGCTGGGTCGCCAATACGGTCGATGCCGGCATGCCGTTTGCCGAGGATAATGTGGCTGCTTTGACCGCGCGTTTGCCTGCGCCGTTGCTGGGTTGTGTGCCGCGTCTGGCGGCGCCCTTGCCTGCGGCAGCGGCTGCGTATCTGGATTTTTCGTGTTTGCCGGGTTGGCCCGGTACACCTACTGTTTAA
- the bioB gene encoding Biotin synthase (Evidence 2a : Function of homologous gene experimentally demonstrated in an other organism; PubMedId : 8142361, 12440894, 12824504; Product type e : enzyme) produces the protein MSSQPVTFQAPVAPIVPTAWPVDDVLALFNLPFNELMFRAQTVHREHFDPSEVELATLLSIKTGGCPEDCGYCPQAARYDTGVTAQKILPLEEVLTAAREAKAHGATRFCMGAAWREPKDRDLEKVEEMVREVKAMGMETCATLGMLGEGQAEKLKNAGLDYYNHNLDTAPEFYSNVISTRDYQNRIDTLARVRNVGIKVCCGGIVGMGESRLQRAGLIAQLCNMDPYPESVPVNNLVQVEGTPLHGTDPIDPLEFVRTVAVARITMPKARVRLSAGRREMGEAIQALCFVAGANSIFYGDKLLTTGNPEALADQELLEKLGMHTRSTAIDARCDVTPS, from the coding sequence ATGTCGTCGCAACCCGTTACTTTTCAGGCGCCTGTCGCTCCCATCGTTCCGACAGCATGGCCGGTTGACGACGTCTTGGCCCTGTTCAATCTGCCATTCAACGAATTGATGTTCCGTGCGCAAACCGTGCACCGCGAACATTTCGATCCGTCGGAAGTGGAACTGGCAACCCTGTTGTCGATCAAGACCGGCGGCTGCCCGGAAGATTGCGGCTATTGCCCGCAAGCCGCGCGTTACGACACCGGCGTGACGGCACAAAAAATCCTGCCTCTGGAAGAAGTATTGACTGCGGCGCGCGAAGCCAAGGCGCACGGCGCAACGCGTTTCTGCATGGGCGCGGCATGGCGTGAACCGAAAGATCGCGATCTGGAAAAAGTCGAAGAGATGGTGCGCGAAGTAAAAGCGATGGGGATGGAAACCTGCGCCACGCTCGGCATGCTGGGCGAAGGCCAGGCTGAGAAACTGAAAAACGCCGGCCTTGATTACTACAATCATAATCTCGACACCGCGCCTGAATTCTATTCCAACGTGATCTCGACCCGCGATTACCAGAACCGCATCGATACATTGGCGCGCGTGCGCAATGTGGGTATCAAGGTCTGCTGCGGCGGCATCGTCGGCATGGGCGAATCGCGTTTGCAGCGCGCCGGCCTGATCGCGCAATTGTGCAATATGGACCCGTATCCTGAGTCGGTGCCGGTCAACAATCTGGTGCAGGTCGAAGGCACGCCTTTGCACGGTACCGACCCTATCGATCCGCTGGAATTCGTGCGTACCGTTGCGGTAGCGCGCATCACGATGCCGAAGGCGCGCGTGCGTTTGTCCGCCGGTCGGCGTGAAATGGGCGAAGCGATACAGGCGCTGTGCTTCGTTGCTGGCGCAAACTCGATTTTCTACGGCGACAAGTTGCTGACGACCGGCAATCCGGAAGCGCTGGCCGATCAGGAGTTGCTGGAAAAACTCGGCATGCACACACGCAGCACCGCCATCGATGCGCGTTGCGATGTGACGCCTTCGTAA
- the mvaB gene encoding Hydroxymethylglutaryl-CoA lyase (HMG-CoA lyase) (HL) (3-hydroxy-3-methylglutarate-CoA lyase) (Evidence 2a : Function of homologous gene experimentally demonstrated in an other organism; PubMedId : 2687236, 2656635, 1637819; Product type e : enzyme), with protein sequence MISSSLPKAVKIIEVGPRDGLQNEQQTISADVKIELVNRLSQAGFVNIEAASFVSPKWVPQMATSAEVMAGITRRPGTLYSALVPNMKGFEAALAAGVDEVVIFAAASEAFSQKNINCSIAESVERFRDVARAAKENKLRLRGALSCAFGCPYQGEVSADSVASVVQQLRDLGCDEIDIADTIGVATPRHVQAVMQRAAQEFPIEKLSGHFHDTYGQALANIYASLEVGITIYHASVAGLGGCPYAKGATGNVATEDVLYMLRGLGIATGIDLDKVVDAGQFISAQLGRKAVSRAGNALAAKRGN encoded by the coding sequence TTGATTTCTTCCAGCCTGCCCAAAGCCGTCAAGATCATAGAAGTCGGCCCGCGCGACGGTTTGCAGAATGAACAGCAAACCATCAGCGCCGACGTCAAGATCGAACTGGTGAATCGCCTGTCGCAAGCCGGCTTCGTCAATATCGAAGCGGCATCATTCGTGTCGCCGAAATGGGTACCGCAAATGGCGACGTCAGCAGAAGTGATGGCGGGCATTACGCGCCGGCCGGGCACGCTGTACTCGGCTCTGGTGCCGAACATGAAAGGCTTCGAAGCGGCATTGGCGGCAGGTGTGGATGAAGTCGTGATCTTCGCTGCCGCGTCGGAAGCATTTTCGCAAAAAAATATCAATTGCTCGATTGCCGAATCGGTAGAGCGCTTCCGCGATGTGGCGCGCGCCGCCAAGGAAAACAAGTTGCGTTTGCGCGGCGCATTGAGTTGCGCTTTCGGTTGCCCTTATCAGGGCGAGGTATCGGCCGATAGCGTGGCGAGCGTGGTGCAGCAGCTGCGCGATCTCGGTTGCGATGAAATCGATATTGCCGACACCATAGGCGTGGCGACGCCGCGTCATGTGCAAGCCGTCATGCAGCGTGCGGCACAGGAATTTCCGATTGAAAAGCTGTCCGGCCATTTCCACGATACCTATGGCCAGGCGCTGGCGAATATCTATGCGAGTCTGGAAGTCGGCATCACGATTTATCACGCGTCGGTGGCCGGCCTGGGTGGCTGCCCTTATGCAAAAGGTGCAACGGGTAATGTCGCAACTGAGGACGTGCTGTACATGCTGCGCGGCCTGGGTATAGCAACCGGTATCGATTTGGACAAAGTAGTCGATGCAGGGCAATTCATCTCTGCGCAACTCGGACGCAAGGCAGTCAGCCGTGCGGGAAATGCGCTTGCGGCAAAACGAGGTAACTGA